The following is a genomic window from Alphaproteobacteria bacterium LSUCC0396.
ATTTGCCCGCCGCGTTCCTGCTGGATATAGGGTGCTGCCGATAAATGATCCGCATGGACATGCGTTTCAATCAGCCATTCAACCGCCAATTGATGTTTTTGAACATAATCGAGAATTGCATCTGCGTGAGCATAGCCAATCGTGCCCGAGGCATAATCAAGATCAAGCACGCTATCAATAATCGCACAGGCATTACTATTCGGGTCTTTGGCCACATAGCTGATCGTGTTGCTTGCCGTATGGAAAAACCCTTCTACATGCGGGATGATTTGATCTGAATGATTACCAGATGGCATTTTTTAAAGTCTAGCCTCGCCTAAATTATATTTATAATCAGTTTATCAGAGATCAAAAAAATTGATATGACCTGCACTAATTTCTGCAAAATATATTACAGCAAAATCGGTTAGGCACGCAAAATATTTTCCAGTTGTAATTCATTTGATCGCCTGCCAAACTTTTACACATCCATAGGGTGTGTGCCGCGACATGGCATGTTCTTTCGTGATCCAGACATGGTTTTGATCCCGCAAAACCGAAGGTTTGGCTTTATTATGAATGCGGGCAAAACGGATTTTGAAATGCGCAAAGCTTATTGGATCAGCACCTACCAGAAAGTCATTGATGAAACTAAATTGGCCGCCTACGCAGCGCTGGCGGGGCCCGCAATTAGCGCTGGCGGTGGACGGTTTCTTGCCCGCGGCACGCCGACAAAGGCCTATGAGGCTGGCCTGCTTGAGCGCACGGTTCTGATCGAGTTTGACTCGCTTGAGACAGCCATTGCAACGCATGATGGCGCGGCTTACGGCGCCGCACTTGACGCGCTGGATGGGGGTGCGGTGCGTGAAATCCGTATCATCGAGGCGGCCGAGTAACCAGATAATCAAACAATAGTTCCCCTAAAGAATGGGGGCTTGGTCATTTATGAGGTTAATGGAGGCTTGCAATGGATTATGAAATTAAGCCACTGACCCAAGGATTTGGCGCAGAAATCTTTGGACTCGATCTTGCCACTGGATGCAGTGACAATCTTGCCCAAGATTTAGTCGGCGCGTGGAACGATGCCGGCGGCCTGATGGTGATCCATGGCCAGACCCTGTCGAGCGAGCAGCATATTGCGCTGTCAAAAAAATTTGGTCCGCTTTTTGGTGACCCGAGCGAAAGCCCTCTGCAAGACACGGTAAGCCGCTATATTCACCCCGACCATCCGGAAATCTATCGGGTGTCCAATCAGGTTGGCAAAGATGGTGCACCGAAAGGACGCAAAGGGGCTGGCACCTATTGGCATTCGGATGTGTCATTTCGTGACCGGCCAGCACAGGCGTCGCTGCTGCACGCCAAAACCATTCCACCGGTTGGCGGTGACACAATCTTTGCCGATCAGGCCGCAGCCTATGAGGCTCTGAGTGATGGCATGAAGGCCATTTTGGCACCGCTTTATGCATGGCATGATTTTGAAATGGCCGCGCGCACTCAATATGCCAAGCCGGTGATTGTTGAAAATGATATGGATGGAGGCAATCGGGCGCGTCATCCGCTGGTGCGCACAAAGCCCGAAACTGGCAGCAAGAGCCTGTTTGTAAATCCGGGGTTCACCTCGCATATCGACGGGCTTGATCCGGCCGAAAGCAACGCCATTCTTAACTTTTTGTATCAGCATTCGATCCAGCCACAATTTCTCTATCGGCATCGCTGGACCGAGGGGGACTTGCTCATCTGGGACAACCGGTCGCTGATGCATTATGCCGTGATGGATTATCCTGATGATGAGCCACGCTATATGGAACGCTGCACGGTAATCGGCGAGCGGCCGGCCTAGCTAGGCCACTAAAATCCATCGCTGTTCCGGTATTTTAAGAGGAAATGTCAATGCCCAAAGCCTATTGGATCACCACCTATCATAGCATCTCTGACATCAGCAAGGTCGAAGCCTACGCCAAGCTGGCAGGCCCCGCTGTCGAGGCGTGCGGCGGGCAGTATCTGGCGCGCGGCGTTGCCCAAGCGGTTTATGAAGCCGGCATTGCCGAGCGCACTGTTCTCAGTGTCTTTCCCAGCCTTGAGGCCGCTATCACGGCACATGACAGCCCCGGCTATGGCGCAGCCCTAGAGGCATTGGGCGATGGCGCGGTGCGTGAAATTCGCATCATCGAGGGGCTTGACTAGCGCGATAGATTTCGCTTTCCCGGGAGGCGCGCCCAAGCCCCGAAAACAATCAGCATGACTGGCCAGCGCCAACCACCAGGGCCGCACATTTCTCGCGGGTTACTGCATCAATCGGACAGGGGCGCTGATCATCGCTGGCAACGTTGACATGAACAAAAAACCCCGTTGCCGCCGTTGTATCAGCACCGGCCAGAAACAGCCCGACATCATATGTGATCGAGCTGCTGCCAATGCGGCGGATTGCAATCCCAACATCGACATCATCCGGATAGGCGACTTCAGTGAAGTAATCACAGCCCGATGATGCCACCAGAAACAGTGTTTCATCACCGGCAAGTGTTAGAATTCCCGAATCAATCAGGAATTTATTCACCGCGGAGTCAAACAGCTCGTAATAGACCGCATTATTCATATGCCCATATTGGTCATTATCACGCCAGCGTGTGGCAAAGCTGGTAAAGTGGCGATAGGCATCACGCCCTTTTGGATGCGGCCGCATGGTCTCTTTGGTCATCATCACCCCTTGGTTAAACTGCTTTTTTACCGGTCGCTATTCAGTTTTATGTTGGCATAACCGCGTCATTATCGCCTGACAAAAATCGCCGGATTACGACGGATAAGGACAAGCACATCACGCAAGGTGATTTTCCAGAAACGCCATGCTCCGGTTCCACGCCGTTGCCGCCGCCGCGGCATCATACTGGCCGCGATGATCGCAATTAAAGCCATGTCCGGCGTCATAGAAATAGGTTTCACTATTCGGCTGGGCAGCGGCAAAGGCACGCGCGCCCGCTTCGGGAATAGACGCATCAAGCAGGCCGAAATGCGCCATTACCGGACAGCTCGCCTCAAGCCCCGCCAATGCCGGCAACTCGCCGCCGTAATAGCTGATCGCCGCAGCAAGGCCGCTGGCACGATCACAAGCCATTCGCCACGCCAGCGATCCACCCCAGCAAAACCCAACGGCCCCCACCATGCCTGCAGACGCCACAAAATCAATCGCGGCCTTCACATCATCTTGGCTATTTGCATCGGCCTGTTCTTTCAGGCGCCGCCCCTCAGCAACGCCATCAGCATTATAAGCCAGCGCGATTGCTGGTCCAATCCGGTCGAAGAGCGCTGGCGCAATCGCAAGATAGCCCGCCGCGGCAAACCGGTCAGTGACCTCGCGGATATGCGGGTTCACCCCGAAAATTTCCTGAATTACCACCACCGCGCCTTTTGGCGTTGCGGCAGGGGTGGCAAGATACGCATCCAGTTGATGCCCGTCTGTTGCGGTTAAAATCACATTATTACCCATACTAACCTCTTTCCTGAACCAGACGCCCACTTACAGACCGCCAAGACACCGCATGATCGCGATGAAAACTGGTCATAGTTTGACCCAGCACCGCGGCAAAGACAATAATATTGGACGATAATATTGGGCATCAAAACCCGCCATCGACAGATTTGTCACCGCTTAGGGCTTGAAGCCGGTTTCCTCGCATGAAATAGTGATAAGGCAAGAAAGCAAAGCAAGAGCATGATCGCAGCAAGGCCATTCTGTAAGGCTATTTTGTGAGGCCATTCTGGCGGCACAGCGATAACAGCCCCTCCTAAACCCTTGTCAGCCCAAAATGCCCAGCCCATCATATTCAGCCCATTGTATCCAGCCGAGGAGAGTTTTATGCAAAAAAGACAATTAGGCAAAACCGGCCCGCATCTATCCGCCATTGGCATTGGTGCCATGTCTTTTACCGATTTTTACGGCAAAACCTCAGCGGCAGAATCGCATCAGGTGATGACGGCGGCACTGGATTTGGGGGTTAATCACATTGACACCGCCAATGTCTATGGTGGCGGCCTCAGCGAGACGGTCATCGGCAGTTTTCTGGCAAAGCAGGGGGCGCAAAAGACCAGCCTTTTCCATATTGCCACCAAAGCCGGCATCGCCGTCGACAAGGAAAGCGGGCGCCGTTATATCGACAATAGTCCGGCCTATCTTCAGGCCGAGCTTGACGCATCACTGGCGCGGTTGGGGCTGGATTATGTCGATCTTTATTATATCCACCGGCGCGACGCCGACACCCCGATTGAAGAGGTAACCGAAACGCTGGCGGCGATGGTAAAGGCCGGCAAGATTGGCGGTTTTGGCTTTTCCGAGATTGCCCCCACATCGCTTTATCGGGCCGCGGCCATTCATGATGTTGCGGCTGTGCAATCGGAATATTCGCTGTCGGTTCGCAGTCCGGAAATGGGGCTGGTGCAGGCGACAGCCGGATTGGGTGTATCGCTGGTCGCCTTTTCGCCGGTTGGCCGGTCTTTGCTGACCGACAAGCCGCATTCCGCCGACAGCGCCGCGGCCAGCGCATGGCTGAGGACCAATCCGCGTTTTATCGAACCGAACCTTTCCGCCAATATCGAGGCTACCGCCGGTTTCCGCAAATTGGCCGCCGAATTTGGCATGAGCGCCGCCGCGCTGGCGATAGCGTGGCTGTTGCATAAGGGCCCGCATATCATCCCGATCCCGGGCACAAGGTCGGCCGATCACCTTCGCCAGCATTGCGAGGGCGCGGCGAAATCATTGTCTGCCGATGATATGGCGCGGATCGAAACCGTGCTGCCAATCGGCTGGGCGCATGGCGACCGCTATTCAGACGGTCAATGGGTTGGCCCCGAAAAATATTGTTAAACAAAATATCATCGCCGCGACCATTTTAACGCATGGAAAGGGTCACTTCATTGCCCCTTTTTTCTGCTTTTGCTATCATCACCACATGATCACCGGATGATCTGTTCACGCGATCACCTTTCGAAAGGGTTGCCCTATGCCTAGTTTTGACATTGTGAGTAAGATTGACACGACCGCGGTCGATAATGCGCTGGCTGGCGTGACCAAGGAAATGGACGTTCGCTACGATTTCAAAGGCAGTAAATGTGAAGTTTCGCGCAACGACGAGACCATCCTGATCAAGGCCGATGATGAATTGAAACGCCGTCAGGTTGAGGAATTGATCGTCACCCACCTCACCCGCAAGGGCGTTGATACCAAGGCGCTGGAATTTGAAAAGCCGGAACAGGCTGGCGGCAATAGCGTTCGCCAGACGGTGCTGGTGCGACAAGGCGTGCATCGCGAGGTTGCGCAAAAGATCGTCAAGGCGATCAAGGGCGCCAAGCTGAAGACGCAGGCCGCAATTCAGGGCGATGAAATTCGCGTGTCAGGCAAAAAGCGTGATGATTTGCAGGCCACTATGGCGATGATCAAGGCACTGGATATCGACCTGCCGCTGCAATATGAAAATTTCCGCGATTAGGCAATTTTGACGATTAGGCTGAGCGTTAGCGAAATCAGGCCTTTGCCGGTTAACCCCTGCGATCAAATTACACGCAGCAAAAGAAACAAATACCCCACGCCCACCGCCGGTTAGCAACCGGCTGGCATTGATCAGCAAATATAGGGGAGATGGTGCGGCCGAGAAGGGTTAGCACCATTTTCCTTCTGAAACCCAAAGAAAATATAGCGATATGTCCATTTTATGCCCCTAGGTCGTACAAATGGTCACGTCCTTAAACTTGTTTTGACCGCAATGGGCTTATTTTTAACTCCCTCACGGAAAAATATATAAATCCCACTCAGCGTGATCAAAGTCATACCAACAAACGAAAAGTAGTCTGGGATTTCACCGAACAACCAATAACCATTAACTATCGCAAACACCAATAACACGTACTCAAACGGTGCAATTACAGGTGGATTTGAAATCCTGTAAGCGCTTGTAAGAAGCAGCATACCGCAGCTTCCGATGCATGCTATGGTCAAGATAGCTAAAATTGCATTCCAATCAGATATCACCCAAGGCCGCAGCAGATAGGCATAGCTTTTTGAAGTGCCAATATCTGGGCCTATCAGAGAGATTATGATTGAAGCGACAAGCCCTAGGATGCAACTACCCCAATACAAATGCATCATTTGCTGCCAAACGCTGTCTCTATCACGTGTATATTTAGCTATCATCATTGAGACCGAATATGTGAACGCCGAGACAAGCGGCAGCAAAGCGATCATTTCAAATTTGTTTGGGCTAGGTTTCACTATCAGAATAACACCTGCAAAACCGG
Proteins encoded in this region:
- a CDS encoding DUF1330 domain-containing protein translates to MRKAYWISTYQKVIDETKLAAYAALAGPAISAGGGRFLARGTPTKAYEAGLLERTVLIEFDSLETAIATHDGAAYGAALDALDGGAVREIRIIEAAE
- a CDS encoding TauD/TfdA dioxygenase family protein produces the protein MDYEIKPLTQGFGAEIFGLDLATGCSDNLAQDLVGAWNDAGGLMVIHGQTLSSEQHIALSKKFGPLFGDPSESPLQDTVSRYIHPDHPEIYRVSNQVGKDGAPKGRKGAGTYWHSDVSFRDRPAQASLLHAKTIPPVGGDTIFADQAAAYEALSDGMKAILAPLYAWHDFEMAARTQYAKPVIVENDMDGGNRARHPLVRTKPETGSKSLFVNPGFTSHIDGLDPAESNAILNFLYQHSIQPQFLYRHRWTEGDLLIWDNRSLMHYAVMDYPDDEPRYMERCTVIGERPA
- a CDS encoding DUF1330 domain-containing protein; translation: MPKAYWITTYHSISDISKVEAYAKLAGPAVEACGGQYLARGVAQAVYEAGIAERTVLSVFPSLEAAITAHDSPGYGAALEALGDGAVREIRIIEGLD
- a CDS encoding acyl-CoA thioesterase → MMTKETMRPHPKGRDAYRHFTSFATRWRDNDQYGHMNNAVYYELFDSAVNKFLIDSGILTLAGDETLFLVASSGCDYFTEVAYPDDVDVGIAIRRIGSSSITYDVGLFLAGADTTAATGFFVHVNVASDDQRPCPIDAVTREKCAALVVGAGQSC
- a CDS encoding dienelactone hydrolase family protein is translated as MGNNVILTATDGHQLDAYLATPAATPKGAVVVIQEIFGVNPHIREVTDRFAAAGYLAIAPALFDRIGPAIALAYNADGVAEGRRLKEQADANSQDDVKAAIDFVASAGMVGAVGFCWGGSLAWRMACDRASGLAAAISYYGGELPALAGLEASCPVMAHFGLLDASIPEAGARAFAAAQPNSETYFYDAGHGFNCDHRGQYDAAAAATAWNRSMAFLENHLA
- a CDS encoding aldo/keto reductase — encoded protein: MQKRQLGKTGPHLSAIGIGAMSFTDFYGKTSAAESHQVMTAALDLGVNHIDTANVYGGGLSETVIGSFLAKQGAQKTSLFHIATKAGIAVDKESGRRYIDNSPAYLQAELDASLARLGLDYVDLYYIHRRDADTPIEEVTETLAAMVKAGKIGGFGFSEIAPTSLYRAAAIHDVAAVQSEYSLSVRSPEMGLVQATAGLGVSLVAFSPVGRSLLTDKPHSADSAAASAWLRTNPRFIEPNLSANIEATAGFRKLAAEFGMSAAALAIAWLLHKGPHIIPIPGTRSADHLRQHCEGAAKSLSADDMARIETVLPIGWAHGDRYSDGQWVGPEKYC
- a CDS encoding YajQ family cyclic di-GMP-binding protein → MPSFDIVSKIDTTAVDNALAGVTKEMDVRYDFKGSKCEVSRNDETILIKADDELKRRQVEELIVTHLTRKGVDTKALEFEKPEQAGGNSVRQTVLVRQGVHREVAQKIVKAIKGAKLKTQAAIQGDEIRVSGKKRDDLQATMAMIKALDIDLPLQYENFRD
- a CDS encoding DMT family transporter → MNDDVRGILFILVGMSLFSVQDILVRHLADVASLPQIMTIRGLIGGSILIAFLKLTGRPILFTSSYPKLALCRVILFFSGFLCFYFALSEMGLAEVTSLFFFSPIFVTIISKFLFKNHIGFHRLGAVLTGFAGVILIVKPSPNKFEMIALLPLVSAFTYSVSMMIAKYTRDRDSVWQQMMHLYWGSCILGLVASIIISLIGPDIGTSKSYAYLLRPWVISDWNAILAILTIACIGSCGMLLLTSAYRISNPPVIAPFEYVLLVFAIVNGYWLFGEIPDYFSFVGMTLITLSGIYIFFREGVKNKPIAVKTSLRT